One window of the Esox lucius isolate fEsoLuc1 chromosome 8, fEsoLuc1.pri, whole genome shotgun sequence genome contains the following:
- the kank3 gene encoding KN motif and ankyrin repeat domain-containing protein 3 — protein sequence MTQSLPVNPKLPDLGAPFLYSGQGEADQQGSYSVQTPYGFQLDLDFLKYVEEIESGHHVRRAPASSRRSSRGVKASQRSPSVGGRTSGWTSTESLSSPASEDGRVPPPPPPRNRIGSAPSEIQSLSPLAVLNPPLSAGAKVPPQPPLRNPRVERTLLETSLRLQQEQSHQLRNGTRFQLSDPPKQTPRAVPAHASQASGAAPLEGQSGHLSSVSPSPPQSSLTRPSPHTSGISTPASSAGLAPLPPSQLQTVREQMATALRQLKEMEERMKGVPVLEREVAKLRAEKDMLLLALQEKTSAMDAGTQSQERPPLSPKSLRGPMSPVKVGELKKLTEKFEGKAGKDGAHSEKVLAKAVERSVAVGDDVPLDSGVFYYSLGTKDASEGTDRLDVCEKGVATEVRTVREEGAQAEVETEEASVWVMESMLGLSNDAQKEIDTLQDTIKFQQESISALERRIGQADRDLAVFEAQEDERKSKTMAEKGVLAKPDVAHARVGTDMSTTSVPAVQHVAVSCYPEVVDTCVGADLRAVCSNQSTQTDAAEKPAEEEATPVALVSTGSQWENMHVEEATEQKVPGTALKRRQMTVSEYEVNPGEETVSLARGKGGNEDPSDLTTSTSIGGLLKSIMKKKDGSGLGESHTSGKKSLQFVGILNGGYESTSSEEEDEEEEEASSSGGSEAGNCSDSSDVEDAEAALEETSDEERNMNVEDSDSDNMAEDSSDGVKEKFELSAKMREACLILKNNLNDEGKTLKTKEVLSSIHTVQLEWFRVSSAKMAQPSRVSNYLMAFTEISSALLAHVVNMTDGNGNTALHYSVSHSNFAVVKLLLDTGMCRVDKQNKAGYTAIMLAALSAVKVEEDMVVVRKLFGRGNVNAKASQAGQTALMLAVSHGRQEMVRALLDCGADVNVQDDEGSTALMCASEHGRAEIVSLLLEQPGCDISIVDNDGSNALSIALEASHNDTAVLLYAHMNYAKAQAAGTTKTRSPTSPQKTWPAAE from the exons ATGACTCAGTCGCTGCCAGTCAACCCAAAACTGCCTG ATCTGGGCGCACCCTTTCTATACTCCGGCCAGGGGGAGGCAGATCAGCAGGGATCTTATTCGGTCCAGACTCCGTACGGCTTCCAGCTTGACCTGGACTTCCTCAAGTATGTGGAAGAGATAGAGAGCGGCCACCATGTCCGCCGGGCTCCCGCCAGCTCCCGCAGGTCCTCTCGGGGGGTCAAAGCCTCCCAGCGAAGCCCGAGTGTCGGAGGGCGCACCAGTGGCTGGACCTCCACCGAGTCCCTCTCTTCGCCCGCCAGTGAAGATGGTCGCGTgcccccacccccgcccccccggaACCGCATCGGCTCCGCTCCCAGCGAGATCCAGTCCCTGTCCCCACTCGCCGTCCTCAACCCCCCGCTCTCTGCCGGCGCCAAAGTGCCACCGCAGCCTCCACTACGTAACCCCAGGGTGGAGAGGACCCTGCTGGAGACCAGCCTGAGACTGCAGCAGGAGCAGAGCCACCAGCTCAGAAATGGCACCCGCTTCCAGCTCTCCGACCCACCGAAGCAAACCCCCAGGGCCGTCCCTGCTCACGCCAGCCAAGCTAGTGGAGCAGCCCCGCTGGAGGGCCAGTCTGGGCACCTGTCCTCCGTCTCCCCCAGTCCGCCTCAGAGCAGCCTAACCAGACCCAGCCCACACACTTCTGGTATCAGCACTCCGGCCTCCAGCGCCGGACTGGCCCCTCTGCCACCCAGCCAGCTGCAGACGGTGAGAGAGCAGATGGCCACTGCCCTGAGGCAActgaaggagatggaggagcgAATGAAGGGCGTCCCAGtgctggagagagaggtggcCAAGCTGCGGGCTGAGAAGGACATGCTCCTGCTGGCTCTGCAGGAGAAGACGTCAGCGATGGACGCAGGAACCCAGAGCCAGGAAAGGCCTCCCCTGTCCCCCAAGAGTCTCAGAGGTCCTATGAGTCCAGTCAAAGTCGGGGAGCTCAAGAAGCTGACGGAAAAGTTCGAAGGCAAGGCGGGGAAAGACGGCGCACATTCTGAGAAGGTTCTGGCGAAGGCTGTGGAGAGGTCTGTGGCGGTCGGGGACGACGTGCCGCTGGACTCCGGGGTCTTCTACTACAGCCTGGGCACCAAGGATGCCTCGGAGGGCACGGACCGGCTGGACGTCTGTGAGAAAGGCGTGGCCACGGAGGTGAGGACCGTACGGGAGGAGGGGGCGCAGGCAGAGGTGGAAACGGAGGAGGCTTCGGTTTGGGTGATGGAGTCCATGCTGGGGCTGAGCAATGACGCCCAGAAAGAGATCGACACCCTACAGGACACCATCAAGTTCCAGCAGGAATCCATCTCGGCACTGGAGAGGCGAATTGGCCAGGCAGACAGGGACCTGGCCGTGTTTGAAGCCCAAGAGGATGAGAGGAAGTCCAAGACAATGGCCGAGAAGGGGGTTCTTGCCAAACCCGACGTGGCTCATGCCCGGGTGGGCACGGACATGTCTACGACGTCCGTGCCAGCTGTACAGCACGTCGCTGTCTCCTGTTACCCTGAGGTGGTCGACACATGCGTTGGTGCGGATTTAAGAGCTGTATGTTCCAACCAGTCCACTCAGACTGACGCGGCGGAGAAGCCTGCAGAAGAGGAGGCGACTCCGGTAGCTCTGGTCAGCACTGGAAGTCAATGGGAGAACATGCATGTGGAGGAGGCTACAGAGCAGAAAGTTCCAGGCACTGCGCTGAAAAGGAGACAGATGACCGTTTCGGAGTACGAGGTCAACCCGGGAGAGGAGACGGTCAGTTTAGCCAGAGGAAAGGGTGGGAATGAGGACCCCAGCGACCTTACAACTTCAACGTCGATTGGAG GTTTGTTGAAATCTATcatgaagaagaaggatggaaGCGGCTTGGGCGAATCACACACCAGTGGCAAGAAGAGCTTGCAGTTTGTCGGCATTCTCAATGGGGG GTACGAGTCGACGTCCagtgaagaggaggatgaggaggaagaagaggcgAGTTCCTCTGGTGGCAGTGAAGCGGGGAATTGCTCGGACAGTAGTGATGTTGAAGACGCAGAGGCGGCTTTGGAGGAGACATCAGACGAGGAAAGAAACATGAATGTGGAGGACAGTGACAGTGACAACATGGCTGAGGACAGTTCTGATGGAGTGAAAGAGAA GTTTGAGTTGAGTGCAAAAATGCGTGAGGCTTGTCTCATTCTCAAGAACAACTTGAATGATGAGGGAAAAACACTGAAGACTAAAGAAGTG TTGTCTAGCATCCACACCGTCCAGCTGGAATGGTTTCGCGTCTCCAGCGCCAAGATGGCCCAGCCGTCCCGCGTCTCCAACTACCTGATGGCCTTCACAGAAATCTCCTCAGCCCTGCTGGCCCACGTGGTCAACATGACTGACGGCAATGGCAACACAGCCCTGCACTACAGTGTGTCCCACTCCAATTTCGCCGTGGTCAAACTGCTGCTGGACACGG GCATGTGTCGTGTAGATAAGCAGAACAAGGCGGGCTACACCGCTATCATGCTGGCGGCTCTCTCGGCCGTGAAAGTGGAGGAGGACATGGTCGTGGTCAGGAAGCTCTTCGGTCGAGGCAACGTGAATGCCAAGGCCAGCCAG GCCGGCCAGACTGCGTTGATGCTAGCCGTCAGCCACGGGCGCCAGGAGATGGTGCGGGCGCTGCTGGACTGCGGCGCAGACGTCAACGTGCAGGATGACGAGGGATCCACGGCGCTCATGTGTGCCAGCGAGCACGGCCGCGCCGAGATCGTCTCGCTGCTCCTGGAGCAGCCGGGCTGCGACATCTCCATCGTGGACAAC GACGGCAGTAACGCTCTCTCCATCGCCCTGGAGGCCTCTCATAATGACACAGCTGTGCTGCTCTACGCCCACATGAACTACGCCAAGGCCCAGGCCGCT GGGACGACCAAGACCCGAAGCCCCACTAGTCCTCAAAAGACGTGGCCAGCAGCGGAGTGA
- the LOC105029305 gene encoding cytochrome P450 2J6 — MAFFSFVSEFWGWQWTDIQVFLFFSAVFLLLTDYAKNIQPANFPPGPRALPFIGNLFTVDFKKLHENCTQLSEKYGDVYSLRMGQTWMVVLNGYQTIKEALVAQGASMADRPIQPILEDVNLNLGVISSNGHRWKQQRQFALSTLKYFGVGKKSLESAILDEFKYLSTYIAEYKGKPFNPHLIINNAVSNIICSLVFGHRFEYSNARFQKVMSMFDQALQIQGSIWAQLYNSFPVIMRRLPGPHQSVQNIWNEVKAFLRTEFKEHRKNWNPSDPKDYIDCYLSEIEKTKDNVSSTFDEENLAICTLDLFVAGSETTSTTLRWGFLYMSKYPEIQEKVQAEIDRVVGRSRQPTMADRTSMPYTEAVIHEVQRMGNIVPLSVPRMTSKDVRLGGYVIPKGVTIITNLTSVMFDKSEWKTPYTFNPGHFLNEKGNFDKRASFIPFSAGKRVCLGENLARMELFLFFTSFMQRFSFSMPPGVKHAMDYNFGVTLSPVSYEICATLRQ; from the exons ATGGCCTTTTTCTCTTTTGTGTCTGAGTTCTGGGGATGGCAGTGGACGGACATCCAAGTGTTTCTCTTCTTCTCTGCTGTCTTCTTGCTGTTAACTGATTATGCTAAGAACATCCAGCCTGCTAACTTCCCCCCTGGACCCAGGGCTTTGCCTTTCATAGGGAACTTGTTCACTGTTGACTTCAAAAAGCTCCACGAAAATTGTACTCAG CTTTCTGAGAAGTACGGGGATGTGTACAGTCTGAGGATGGGTCAGACATGGATGGTTGTGTTGAATGGTTACCAGACCATAAAGGAAGCCCTGGTGGCCCAGGGAGCAAGCATGGCCGACAGACCCATACAACCTATCCTCGAGGACGTAAACCTCAATTTGG GTGTTATATCTTCGAATGGTCATCGATGGAAGCAGCAGAGGCAATTTGCCCTTTCAACTCTGAAATATTTTGGAGTCGGCAAGAAGTCCCTGGAATCTGCCATACTGGACGAGTTTAAATATTTGTCAACGTATATTGCTGAATATAAGG GTAAGCCCTTCAATCCTCACCTGATAATCAACAACGCTGTCTCCAACATAATCTGCTCTCTGGTCTTTGGACACCGTTTTGAGTACAGCAATGCCAGGTTCCAAAAAGTAATGAGCATGTTTGACCAGGCCCTGCAGATTCAAGGTTCCATTTGGGCACAG CTGTACAACTCATTCCCTGTGATAATGAGGCGACTCCCAGGCCCACACCAGTCAGTGCAGAACATCTGGAATGAAGTGAAGGCCTTCCTGAGGACAGAGTTCAAGGAACACAGGAAGAACTGGAACCCCTCTGACCCTAAGGATTATATTGACTGCTACCTGAGTGAGATTGAGAAG ACTAAGGACAATGTATCCAGTACATTTGATGAGGAGAACTTGGCTATTTGTACCCTGGACCTGTTTGTTGCTGGATCTGAGACCACATCCACCACGCTTCGCTGGGGCTTCCTCTATATGTCCAAATACCCTGAGATCCAAG agAAGGTCCAGGCTGAGATTGACCGAGTGGTAGGCCGGTCTCGTCAGCCAACCATGGCGGACAGAACCAGCATGCCCTACACCGAAGCCGTCATCCACGAGGTACAGAGGATGGGCAACATCGTGCCTCTAAGCGTGCCTCGCATGACCAGCAAGGACGTCCGGCTGGGGGGCTACGTCATCCCAAAA GGTGTCACCATCATCACcaatctgacctctgtgatgtTTGACAAGAGCGAGTGGAAGACTCCCTACACCTTTAACCCTGGACACTTCCTAAATGAAAAGGGAAACTTTGACAAACGAGCCAGTTTTATCCCTTTTTCTGCAG GTAAACGAGTCTGCCTGGGGGAAAACCTGGCCAGGATGGagctcttcctcttcttcactTCCTTCATGCAGAGATTCTCGTTCTCCATGCCACCTGGTGTGAAGCATGCGATGGACTACAACTTTGGTGTCACCCTGTCACCTGTTTCCTATGAGATCTGTGCCACCCTGCGCCAATGA